The genomic stretch CTTGCATCGCACCTCCGTCAACCGTGGGACCGGCCTGCGCCGGCATCGGATGGATCGCTTGCTCGCTGCGCGCGCGGGCAGACCTGCCATGGGCGAAGGACGTGGCGTCCCTCACCTTGCGTGTCGTAACCGAGCGTGAATCGACTAAATCACAAATTGTGCGATGCGGCAAACCACACCCGCGCAGGCCGTCGGGCCGGTCGGAGGGCGTGACGTAAGTGGCTGATCGGCGTGAAGAAATCGCGGCATTCGCGGGCAATTAGTAACGTTGGAAACCATCCGCCGCGCGGCTGGGCACGCGTGCCGCGCGAACGCGCACGCTAGACTGCGCGCACCGCTTCGTCCGACGCTCCCCACGTGACCGCATCCGTACCCGGCGCGCGCCGCGCCGCGCTCGTCTTTATTTTCGTCACCGTGCTGATCGACGTGCTGTCGTTCGGCCTGATCATTCCGGTGCTGCCGCCGCTGATCAAACAATTCGCCGGCGGCGACACCGAACACGCGGCCTATTGGATCGCGGCCTTCGGCACCACCTTCGCCGCCATCCAGTTCGTGTGCGCGCCGATCCAGGGCGCCTTGTCGGACCGTTTCGGGCGCCGGCCGGTGATCCTGCTGTCGTGCCTGGGCCTGGGTCTGGATTTCATCTTCATGGCCCTGGCCAACACCCTGCCGTGGCTGTTCGTGGGCCGGGTGATCTCCGGCATCACCTCGGCCAGCTTCAGCACCGCCAACGCCTACATCGCCGACGTGACCGCGCCGGAAGACCGCGCCAAGAGCTTCGGCATGATCGGCGCGGCCTTCGGCCTGGGCTTCATCGTCGGTCCGGTGATCGGCGGCCAGCTCGGTTATTACGACGCGCGCCTGCCGTTCTGGTTCGCCGCCGGCCTGGCGCTGCTGAACTTCCTTTACGGTTTGTTCGTGCTGCCCGAATCGCTGCCGCCGGAACGGCGCAGCCCCAAGTTCGATTGGTCGCACGCCAATCCGGTGGGTTCGCTGATGCTGCTCAAGCGCTATCCGCAGGTGTTCGGTCTGGCCGCGGTGGTGCTGATCGCCAACCTGGCCCACTACGTCTACCCCAGCGTGTTCGTGCTGTTCGCCGACTACCAATACGGCTGGCACGAAAAGCAAGTGGGCTACGTGCTGGGCGTGGTCGGCGTGCTCAGCGTGATCGTCAACGCGGTGCTGGTGGGGCGCGCGGTCAAGTCGCTGGGCGAGCGGCGCACCCTGCTGCTGGGCCTGGGCTGCGGCGCGGTGGGCTTCATGATCTACGGCTTCGCCGACGTGGGCTGGCTGTTCCTGGTCGGCCTGCCGATCAGCGCCCTGTGGGCGATGGCCGCGCCGGCGACCCAGGCCCTGATCACCCGACAGGTCGGCGCCGACGTGCAGGGCCGCGTCCAAGGCGCGCTGATGAGCCTGATCAGCCTGGCCGGCATCGTCGGTCCCAGTCTGTTCGCGGTCAGCTTCGGCTATTTCGTCGGCAAGTCCTCGCCGGTGCATCTGCCTGGCGTGCCCTGGTTCATCGCCTCGGCCCTGCTGCTGCTGGGCCTGGCGATCGCCTGGCGCTACGCGCGGGTACAAAGCGCGCCATCGAACGTGATCGCCGCCGAAACGGCATGACGGGAGGCTCTTGCCGCGGCGCCTTGCGCTGCGGCAAGGTCGGGCCTCGCCCCCAACCACGGAAACCCCTCATGACCCTGCGTCTTAGTCTGTTGGCGCCGCTGCTGCTGTTGGGCGCCTGCGCCAGCACGCCCGATTATTTGGATACCAACGCCGCGGTCGACGCGCGTCCGGAATGCACCAGCCAGCCCGACCGCCCTGGCGAACCGGTGCCGTCGTGGTGCGAGCGCAAGCAGGAAGTGCGCTGGAACGACAAGCAAGACAAGATCGACCTGAAGGGCAAGGACGAGAAGGACGATCGGCGCTGAGCCAAGCCCGGTGCGCCGCGTGCTGCGGCGTTCTCGACTCGACTGTCACCACTCCGTCATTCCGGCGAAAGCCGGAACCCATGTTGCTGTTGCTTCGCTCGCTGATTCGCGAGTTGTTGCAGCGAAAATCAAAATGGGTTCCGGCTTGCGCCGGAATGACGGATTCGTGAGATCCGCTGCAGGCTGGTTATGCCATCGCATCCAGACGTTCGGCCGGCAGCGGGAATAGCGCCCAGAACGGCTTGCGCTGTTCGGCCCACAGCGCCGAGCTTTCGTTGAGGATGTCGAGCAGGGTCGCCGGGTCGTCGCTGGCCTGAGCCTGCCAGTCCTGGGCGTGTTCCAGCAGCAGCAGATAGCCCGCGGCCGGCAGCCAGGACAGGTCTTCCAGCGCGTCGGCCAGGGCGTCCCAGTTGTGGCCGAACCAGTCGGGGAAAGCCAGCGCCGCGGCCGCGCGCATCAGCAGGTCGGCCTTGTCTCGGCAACCGCTCAGGTCGATGCGCACCACCGCATAGCCCAGCGCCGCGCCGGCTTCGGCCATGGCGTGGGTGTCGCGCGCGTCGACGAAATAGGCGCCGGCCTGGGCAGGATCGGCCAGCAGTTCGCGCAGCTGCTGCGGGTTCATCGCGCGCTCTCCGGCGGGTCGAAGCGGCGGAAACTGCGGTAGTGGTCGTCGGTGTACCAGTACTCGCGCGGCGGATCGCCGCCGGTGACGATGCGGCGCGCGCCGCGGTCGTCCGAGCCCGGGGTTTCCACGGTGTACTCGCGGTAATAGCCGCGCGGCTGGCTGGGCAGGCGGCGTTCGCGGTTCTGGAAGGTGCCGCCGTCCTGGCGGTGTTCGTACGGGCCGCCGCGGGCGATGCGCTGCAGCACGTCCCGCGCTTCGGCGGGCAGGAAGGCAGGGTAGGCCGCGGGATCTGAGCGCGTGACCGCTGCCGGAGCGCTGTCGCCGATGGCCACGCCGACAGGTGCCGGCGCCGGCGCGCGCGCATCCGGCGCGGCCGGCCGCTGCGACCAGGCCCACAGGCCCAGCAGGACGACGGCGGCGATCAACCAAGGCGCGCGGCGCATGCGGGGCTCCGATCCGGGTGGAGCTCGAAGTCTAGCAAGCCGCGCGGCGGGCACCGCGCGCATGCGCGCGCGGCGCGGGGGCGCTTAGCCGCAGCGCAGATCGACGATCACGTTCTTGTCGTCGACGTCGACGTTGAGCCGGCCCTCCATGAATTCCATGGTCACCATCTGGCCGGGCTTGAGCACGCGCGCGGCACTGGCGCCGGCGTCGCTGCGCGCCTTCTCGACGACTTCGGCGGTGGCCTGCTTGCCCAGCGCGGCCGACTTGGCGGCTTCGGCATTGCAGGTCATTTGTTCCGGCGGCAGCGGGCCGGCCATCTGCGGCGGATTGGCGCGGCTGGCGCAGGCGCTCAGCGCGGCGGCGGCCAGTACGGTCAGGGCGATGCGGGTGGCGGTCATGGGACGGTCCTGTGTCGGAGGCGCGCACAGCCTGCGCGCGGTCGGCTGTGCGGGAGATTAACCCGGGCCCGCGGCCGTTGTTTCGAGCCTGTGCGCACCGCGAAGCAAGGACCGCACGCTCCCGTCATTCCGGTGAAAGCCGGAACCCATGTCGCTATCGCTCATCGCTTCAGGGGCGGTCGTAAGCAAGATCAAAATGGGTTCCGGCTTTCGCCGGAATGACGGCGAGAAACTACGCTCGAGGTTGCGGCTCATACCCGATGACGGGTGGGGAGCGGCGCCTGGCGCAACCGCTCAGCCGCAGCGCAGGCCCGTGATCGCGCCGCGCTCGTTGACGTCGATGTTGATGCGGTCGCCGCGGTAGTCCATGGTCGCCGCCGAACCCGGCGTAAGCACGCGCGCGTCGCGGCTGCCGGTGTCGCGCAGGATGCGGTTGGTGGTGTCGTCGTCGACGCCGCGGCCGATCGCCCAGCGCGCGCCTTCGGCATTGCATTGGCCGCTGGGCGGCATCGGACCGCCGGCTTGCGGCGCGGTGGCACAGGCCGTGAGCGACAACAGCAGGGCAGCGGTCAGGACGAGGCGCGACATGGCACGGCTCCGGGCGGAAGGGTCGCCACAGCCTGCGGCGGCGCGCGTGTGCGCCGCATGAACGCGGCTCAGTACGGCGCGGGCTGCTGCGCCGACTCCAGCGCCTGCGCCTCGACCAGCCGCTGCAGCAGCTGGGCCAGGGTGACCACGTCCTGGTGGTTGTGCTCGCCCACGCGCCGCAGCAGGCCGGCGCCGCCGCCGCGCAGGTACTGCAGCCAGGCCGCGGGCGCCTGCGAACCGGGCAGGTCGTGTTCGCGCACGATGCGCAGCAGTTCGCGCTCAATCGTGGCCAGGCGGCAGTTCTCCCAGCGCCCGCGGTAGCGGCGCCGGGTCGGGAACAACAGATCGACGTGGTCCAGGCCGGCCAGCGGATCGGACAGCCGCGCCAGCCGGTAGCGCGTGCGCAGCAGCGGCGCGTCGTAGCAGCGGCCGTTGTAGCTGCACAGCACGGTGTCGACGCGCAGCCACTGGACGAAGGTCTGCAGCATCGCCGTCTCCGCCGCCAGCGAGGCGATCAGCAGCTGGCGCACGCGCAGGCCGTCGCCGTGCTGCGGGTCGCGGTGCCAGTCGGCCGCGCCGATCATGAAGGCGCGCGTGCCGGTGCCGCCGGCCAGGCCGGTGGTTTCGGTGTCGAAGAACAGCAGCCGGCGCGGGTCCACGCTTTCGCCGGGGCGACGGGCGAAGTCCAGCGGCAGCGCGTCGGCGGGGACCGCGCCGGGCAGGTGCGCTTCGACCAGGTGCAGGCCCGGCGCGATCTCGCGACCGGGCAGATGACGGTCCAACGGTGCGCGCGGCGCGGCGGCGACGGTGGGCAGGCGTTCGCGCACGCCGAGCAGGCGGCGCAGCGATTCCAGGCTGGTCTGCGCGTCCGGCACCGCCGGCGGCGGCGCGGGCGCGGGCGGCGCGATCGCGACGCCGCGCGCCTGGCGTTGCAGCAAACGCAGCTTGTCCACGCTGACGCTCATGCTTCAGCGTCCTCGCACAGCAGCGCCAGCACCTGCTGCGCCAGCGCCTTGGGCGTGGCCGCGCCGTCGGCTTCGTCGGCGGCCAGCGCCGGGCCCACGCAGGCCGGGCAGCCGGCGCGGCAGTCGCAGCGCTGCACCAGTTCGGCCGCGCGCTGCAGCAGTTCGGCCTGGCGCGTCCACAGCGGTTCGCTCAGGCCCACGCCGCCGGGGAAGTTGTCGTACAGGTAGACGGTGGGCACGAACTGCTGCACCTCCACCGGCGCCAGCGCATGGCCTTCGGTGCCGCGCAGCTGGCCGCGGCCGTTGCGGTCGGCGCTGGCGAACCAGGCGCCGTCGCCGTTGCCCACCGCCTTCTGCAGGTCGCGCGCGTCGGCCATGACCGCGACCGTGGCGACCACGTGCAGGGCGTGGCCGGCGCCGAGGAACCCGTCCAGCGCGTCCTGGCGCGAGGCGAAGGCCGAGCGCAGCACCGCCTGCGGCAGCTGCCACCACACCGCGGTGGTGTGCAGTTCCTGGTCGGGCAGGTTGACCGGGCCGTAGCCGATGTTCTCGTGGGTGTAGTAGCGGATCTTCTTGTAGCCGGCCACGCGCCGCACCACGTGCACTTCGCCGTGGTGGCTGTCGCCCAGGCCGGCGGCGGCGCCGTCGAAGCGCTCCAGCACCTTGAGCTTGGTGTAGTCGATGGAGTCGGTGTAGTAGTCGACGTGGGTGCGGGTGACGTAGGCCTTGCGCCCGTCCCAATCCAGCTTCTCCACCTGATAAGGCGTGGACTGGATCATGTGGATCGCGCCCTCGTACAGGGTCAGCGCGGCGGCCGAGTAATCGACCTCGGCGATGATCGCCTGGCGCCCGTCGCTGCGGTCGACCACGACGAAGTTGCCGTCGGCCACCGAGCGCAGGCTGACCGCGTTGGCCGGGTAGCTGTCGGCGATCCACTCCCAGCGCTCGCCTTCCTGGTGCAGCACGCCGGTTTCGCTCAGCGCCTGCAGGTACACCTGCGGGTCGATCGGGCCGTAGCCTTCGCCGGCGCGGAACGGCAGCTCGAACGAAGCGCAGCGGATGTGGTCGAACAGGATCAGCGGCTGGTCCGCGGCGATGCGCGCGTGCTCGGGCGGGCTGTCGGCGAAGAACTCCGGATGCCGCACCACGTACTGGTCCAGCGGCTGCGAACTGGCCACCAGCACGCCCAGCGAGGGCTGCTGCCTGCGCCCGGCGCGGCCGAAGCGCTGCCAGGTCGCGGCCACCGAGCCCGGATAGCCGTTGAGCACCACCACGTCCAGGCTGCCGATGTCCACGCCCAGCTCCAGCGCCGAGGTCGCCACGATGCCGTCGATGCGGCCGTCGCGCATGGCCCGCTCGGCCTCGCGCCGCTCGGTCGGCAGGTAACCGCCGCGGTAGGCGCGGATGCGTGCGGGCTTGCGCGGGTCATGATCGAACACGTCCTTGAGGTACTTGGTCAGCACCTCGACCATGAGCCGGGTCTGCGCGAACACCAGGATCTTGAGCCCAGCCTTGATCGCGATGCGGGCGATGCGGTTGCTCTGCGAACGCGCCGAGGCGCGCAGGCCCAGATCGGCGTTGACCACCGGCGGGTTCCACAGCAGCACGTGCTTGTCGCCGCTGGGCGCGCCGGATTCGACGATGGCGCGCACCGGCGCTTCGATTAGCGCCTGCGCATGCGCCTGCGGATTGCCGATGGTGGCCGAGCACAGGATGAACTGCGGGTTGGCGCCGTAGAACGCGCACACCCGCTTGAGCCGGCGCAGCACGTTGGCCACGTGGCTGCCGAACACGCCGCGGTAGGTGTGGATCTCGTCGATCACCACGTAGCGCAGGTTCTCGAAGAACTGCGCCCACTTGGTGTGATGCGGCAGGATCGCCTGGTGCAGCATGTCCGGGTTGGACACCACGATGTCGCCGTGCAGGCGGATGGCCTGGCGCGCGTCGCCGGGGGTGTCGCCGTCGAAGGTGTAGGCCTTGACCCCGAGTTCGCCGGCGCGGTTGAGGTCCAGCAGCTCGGCCACCTGGTCCTGGGCCAGGGCCTTGGTCGGGAACAGGTACAGCGCCTTGGCGCCGCCGGCCATGGCCGCCGAGACCACCGGCAGGGTGTAGCACAGCGACTTGCCCGAGGCGGTGGGAGTGACCACGGCCACGTGCTCGCCGGCGCGCGCGGCCTCCCAGGCCTGAGCCTGGTGGCTGTACAGGCGCTCGATGCCGCGCGCGTGCAGCGCCGCGCGCAAGGCCGCGGGCACGTCGTCGGGTATGGGCGCGTAGCGGCCCTCGCGGCCGGGCAGGGTGTAGTGGCCGGTGATGCGGTCGGCGTAGCGCCGGCCCAGGGCGCGCGCCAGCGCGTCGCCGTCGCCGCGCGTGCCCTGCGTCGGCGCCAGGCCGCGTTCGTCGTCGTCGTGACGCGCCAATGCCTGTGCCATGTCCGCTCCTGTCCGGGTAGAGCGGGGAGTTAAGCCCGTGGCCGTCTCAGCCTGTGAGACGTTCAGCAAGCCGGCTCGTGTCGCTACAGGCCGCCGGTTGGACCGCAGCGACACGGCCAATACGCGGCGCCATGGCTTCGACCCGCTAAAATGCGTCACCGTCCAGGTCCTGGCCCATGCTCCGACTCACCGACATCAAGCTGCCGCTGGACCACGCCGAGCCGGCGCTGGCCGACGCGATCCTGGCCCGGCTGGGCATAAGCGCGGATCAGCTGCGCGGCTACACCGTGGTCAAGCGCAGCTACGACGCGCGCAAGCGCGGCGCGATCGTGCTGATCTACACGGTGGACGTGGACACCCCGCGCGCGCCCGAGCTGCTGCAGCGCGCTCAGGCCGAGACCGCGTCCGCGCGCGGTGCGGGCTCGCCGATCAAGCTGGGCCCGGCGCCGGACACCACTTACAAATTCGTCGGCCGCGCGCCGGCGCAGCTGCCGCTGCGCCCGCTGGTGATCGGCATGGGCCCCTGCGGTCTGTTCGCCGCATTGGTGCTGGCGCAGATGGGCTTCCGGCCGATCGTGCTCGAGCGCGGCAAGGCGGTGCGCGAGCGCACCGTCGACACCTTCGGGCTGTGGCGCAAGAAGGTGCTCAATCCGGAATCGAACGTGCAGTTCGGCGAAGGCGGCGCGGGCACCTTCTCCGACGGCAAGCTGTACAGCCAGATCAGCGACAAGCAGCATCACGGCCGCAAGGTCCTGACCGAATTCGTGGCCGCTGGCGCGCCGGAGGAAATCCTCTACGTCAGCAAGCCGCACATCGGCACCTTCCGCCTGGTCTCCATGGTCGAGCACATGCGCGCGACCATCCAGGCGC from Lysobacter silvisoli encodes the following:
- a CDS encoding I78 family peptidase inhibitor codes for the protein MTATRIALTVLAAAALSACASRANPPQMAGPLPPEQMTCNAEAAKSAALGKQATAEVVEKARSDAGASAARVLKPGQMVTMEFMEGRLNVDVDDKNVIVDLRCG
- a CDS encoding ribonuclease H-like domain-containing protein, with the protein product MSVSVDKLRLLQRQARGVAIAPPAPAPPPAVPDAQTSLESLRRLLGVRERLPTVAAAPRAPLDRHLPGREIAPGLHLVEAHLPGAVPADALPLDFARRPGESVDPRRLLFFDTETTGLAGGTGTRAFMIGAADWHRDPQHGDGLRVRQLLIASLAAETAMLQTFVQWLRVDTVLCSYNGRCYDAPLLRTRYRLARLSDPLAGLDHVDLLFPTRRRYRGRWENCRLATIERELLRIVREHDLPGSQAPAAWLQYLRGGGAGLLRRVGEHNHQDVVTLAQLLQRLVEAQALESAQQPAPY
- a CDS encoding I78 family peptidase inhibitor → MSRLVLTAALLLSLTACATAPQAGGPMPPSGQCNAEGARWAIGRGVDDDTTNRILRDTGSRDARVLTPGSAATMDYRGDRINIDVNERGAITGLRCG
- a CDS encoding ribonuclease domain-containing protein, whose protein sequence is MRRAPWLIAAVVLLGLWAWSQRPAAPDARAPAPAPVGVAIGDSAPAAVTRSDPAAYPAFLPAEARDVLQRIARGGPYEHRQDGGTFQNRERRLPSQPRGYYREYTVETPGSDDRGARRIVTGGDPPREYWYTDDHYRSFRRFDPPESAR
- a CDS encoding TCR/Tet family MFS transporter, giving the protein MTASVPGARRAALVFIFVTVLIDVLSFGLIIPVLPPLIKQFAGGDTEHAAYWIAAFGTTFAAIQFVCAPIQGALSDRFGRRPVILLSCLGLGLDFIFMALANTLPWLFVGRVISGITSASFSTANAYIADVTAPEDRAKSFGMIGAAFGLGFIVGPVIGGQLGYYDARLPFWFAAGLALLNFLYGLFVLPESLPPERRSPKFDWSHANPVGSLMLLKRYPQVFGLAAVVLIANLAHYVYPSVFVLFADYQYGWHEKQVGYVLGVVGVLSVIVNAVLVGRAVKSLGERRTLLLGLGCGAVGFMIYGFADVGWLFLVGLPISALWAMAAPATQALITRQVGADVQGRVQGALMSLISLAGIVGPSLFAVSFGYFVGKSSPVHLPGVPWFIASALLLLGLAIAWRYARVQSAPSNVIAAETA
- a CDS encoding DEAD/DEAH box helicase — its product is MAQALARHDDDERGLAPTQGTRGDGDALARALGRRYADRITGHYTLPGREGRYAPIPDDVPAALRAALHARGIERLYSHQAQAWEAARAGEHVAVVTPTASGKSLCYTLPVVSAAMAGGAKALYLFPTKALAQDQVAELLDLNRAGELGVKAYTFDGDTPGDARQAIRLHGDIVVSNPDMLHQAILPHHTKWAQFFENLRYVVIDEIHTYRGVFGSHVANVLRRLKRVCAFYGANPQFILCSATIGNPQAHAQALIEAPVRAIVESGAPSGDKHVLLWNPPVVNADLGLRASARSQSNRIARIAIKAGLKILVFAQTRLMVEVLTKYLKDVFDHDPRKPARIRAYRGGYLPTERREAERAMRDGRIDGIVATSALELGVDIGSLDVVVLNGYPGSVAATWQRFGRAGRRQQPSLGVLVASSQPLDQYVVRHPEFFADSPPEHARIAADQPLILFDHIRCASFELPFRAGEGYGPIDPQVYLQALSETGVLHQEGERWEWIADSYPANAVSLRSVADGNFVVVDRSDGRQAIIAEVDYSAAALTLYEGAIHMIQSTPYQVEKLDWDGRKAYVTRTHVDYYTDSIDYTKLKVLERFDGAAAGLGDSHHGEVHVVRRVAGYKKIRYYTHENIGYGPVNLPDQELHTTAVWWQLPQAVLRSAFASRQDALDGFLGAGHALHVVATVAVMADARDLQKAVGNGDGAWFASADRNGRGQLRGTEGHALAPVEVQQFVPTVYLYDNFPGGVGLSEPLWTRQAELLQRAAELVQRCDCRAGCPACVGPALAADEADGAATPKALAQQVLALLCEDAEA
- a CDS encoding barstar family protein, whose protein sequence is MNPQQLRELLADPAQAGAYFVDARDTHAMAEAGAALGYAVVRIDLSGCRDKADLLMRAAAALAFPDWFGHNWDALADALEDLSWLPAAGYLLLLEHAQDWQAQASDDPATLLDILNESSALWAEQRKPFWALFPLPAERLDAMA